One region of Salinibacterium sp. TMP30 genomic DNA includes:
- a CDS encoding MarR family transcriptional regulator, giving the protein MQHSREVMAPPAARRPTRLLRDILDTSEEFEQHVGRTLSVNATDLEAMEHLIMNGPLPPTELSRRLNISTAAVTSVIDRLIGVGHVTREQHPTDRRSVVVVPNPRSVETAMATLMPMIMGIDQVLDEFDEAETTVIERYLDRVVTIYRDQLPEPTQVLPEKG; this is encoded by the coding sequence ATGCAACACAGTCGAGAAGTTATGGCGCCCCCCGCAGCGCGGCGACCCACTCGACTGTTGCGCGACATCCTCGATACCAGCGAAGAGTTCGAACAGCATGTCGGGCGCACCCTGTCAGTGAACGCGACCGACCTTGAAGCCATGGAACACCTGATCATGAATGGCCCGCTCCCACCCACAGAACTCTCACGTCGACTCAATATTTCGACCGCCGCAGTGACGTCAGTAATCGATCGACTGATCGGTGTCGGGCATGTCACCAGAGAACAGCACCCCACCGACCGCCGCAGCGTGGTTGTGGTGCCCAACCCTCGTTCCGTCGAGACCGCGATGGCAACACTGATGCCCATGATCATGGGCATCGATCAAGTACTCGACGAATTCGATGAGGCAGAAACGACGGTGATTGAGCGCTACCTCGACCGCGTAGTCACCATCTATCGTGATCAATTACCTGAACCCACCCAGGTTCTTCCCGAAAAAGGGTAA
- a CDS encoding MMPL family transporter has protein sequence MSRLTTFITSRRTSWIVLVGALVAAGALFAAGPGTEEGALPGIGLPESAESAQAAAAAEDLAGSDSTVALLVFSRYGETLSDDDTAAVAEVATTLSDLSAEGFVPPPVFSDDGTTALVTVPLDKLSEAGAQAERADEIRAEANSGLPAGLEALLSGPEGFAVDIAAVFEGADFTLLLTTVIVVAVLLLVTYRSPWLWLVPLIVVGTADGLAGIVAARVAALAGIQLDASVTGILSVLVFGAGTNYALLLIARYRDELRLVEDRREAMSRALRGAGPAIIASGSTVVLALLTLVFAELQGNRALGIACATGVVIAMIFALVVLPAALVLFGRGLFWPYIPRFGSEGSAERGAWHKLGVLVSKKPVAVAIVGVVVLGALSLGVPQIKIGLSQTESFTRVPEAVQGQEIIADAFPAGSGSPASVIVNAGYAEEVAQAAEGVDGVDSVRIGESTASITQLTVVLDDAAETEASFAAIEALRSELSTVDGANALVGGLDAQALDVERAQQSDQDLVIPLILGLVFIVLVLLLRSLVAPILLLLTVVASFFASLGASWLLFQSVFDFPAIDTNVVLFSFLFLVALGVDYSIFLVTRAREEALQYGTRAGMIRALSSTGGVITSAGILLAAVFAVLGVLPLITLTQIGIIVCIGVLLDTLLVRTVIVPSLAFIAGEKFWWPGRATSVGVEGHTPKHSAGQRSTAASADERNTPDHQADKSHSAKHTVNR, from the coding sequence ATGTCTCGCCTCACAACCTTCATCACCTCACGCCGCACGTCATGGATTGTGCTGGTTGGTGCACTCGTCGCGGCGGGCGCACTTTTCGCCGCTGGCCCCGGCACCGAAGAGGGGGCTTTGCCCGGAATTGGTCTGCCAGAGTCCGCCGAATCCGCTCAAGCAGCTGCTGCGGCAGAAGACCTCGCTGGATCGGATTCGACAGTCGCACTGCTGGTATTTAGCCGGTACGGCGAGACTCTAAGCGACGATGACACCGCTGCCGTAGCTGAAGTAGCAACCACCCTGAGCGACCTCTCCGCCGAGGGCTTCGTTCCCCCGCCGGTGTTTTCTGATGACGGAACAACCGCGCTGGTAACGGTTCCCCTCGACAAGCTTTCTGAGGCAGGTGCGCAAGCCGAACGCGCCGATGAGATTCGCGCAGAAGCGAATTCAGGCCTTCCTGCTGGCCTTGAAGCGCTGCTCAGTGGCCCGGAGGGTTTCGCCGTCGACATCGCGGCCGTGTTCGAAGGCGCCGACTTCACACTGCTTCTCACGACCGTCATTGTGGTTGCGGTTCTGCTTCTCGTTACCTACCGCAGCCCCTGGCTCTGGCTCGTACCCCTGATCGTCGTCGGCACGGCTGACGGGCTTGCCGGAATCGTCGCCGCGCGAGTAGCGGCACTCGCGGGCATACAACTCGACGCTTCGGTAACCGGCATTCTTTCGGTTCTCGTTTTCGGTGCAGGAACCAACTATGCGCTGCTGCTGATCGCCCGCTATCGAGATGAGCTTCGCCTCGTTGAGGATCGTCGCGAGGCAATGTCGCGTGCGCTGCGCGGCGCTGGCCCGGCAATTATTGCCAGTGGTAGCACCGTCGTCCTGGCACTGCTCACTCTCGTCTTCGCTGAGCTGCAGGGTAACCGTGCACTCGGAATTGCCTGTGCGACTGGGGTTGTCATCGCGATGATCTTCGCTCTCGTCGTGCTGCCAGCCGCACTCGTGCTCTTTGGCCGTGGACTGTTCTGGCCCTACATCCCCAGGTTCGGATCGGAAGGCAGCGCTGAGCGCGGTGCCTGGCACAAGCTCGGTGTTCTGGTCTCCAAGAAGCCAGTCGCCGTCGCCATCGTGGGAGTCGTCGTCTTGGGTGCTCTCTCCTTGGGCGTTCCCCAGATCAAGATCGGACTATCGCAGACCGAGAGCTTCACTCGGGTTCCGGAAGCGGTTCAGGGTCAAGAGATTATTGCGGATGCGTTCCCGGCGGGTAGTGGTTCACCAGCCTCCGTCATTGTGAACGCTGGTTACGCCGAAGAGGTTGCCCAGGCAGCCGAGGGCGTTGACGGCGTCGATTCGGTGCGCATTGGTGAGAGCACAGCCAGCATCACGCAACTCACCGTGGTTTTGGATGACGCAGCCGAGACTGAAGCCTCGTTTGCAGCGATTGAGGCGCTTCGCTCGGAGCTATCCACCGTCGACGGTGCCAATGCTCTCGTTGGCGGCTTGGACGCTCAGGCTCTCGACGTAGAGCGTGCCCAGCAGTCTGATCAAGATCTTGTGATCCCGCTGATTTTGGGGCTGGTATTCATCGTTCTCGTACTCTTGCTTCGGTCGTTGGTCGCACCGATATTGCTGCTGCTGACGGTGGTCGCATCGTTCTTTGCGAGCCTTGGCGCCAGCTGGTTGCTTTTTCAATCGGTATTCGACTTCCCGGCAATAGATACCAACGTTGTGCTGTTCAGTTTCTTGTTCCTCGTCGCGCTGGGTGTTGACTACAGCATTTTCTTGGTGACGCGTGCTCGTGAAGAGGCACTTCAGTACGGTACGCGAGCCGGGATGATCCGCGCTCTATCGTCGACTGGTGGTGTGATCACGAGCGCGGGCATCCTGCTCGCCGCAGTATTCGCAGTGTTGGGCGTGCTGCCTCTGATCACATTGACTCAGATCGGAATCATCGTCTGTATTGGTGTGCTTCTCGATACCCTGTTGGTTCGTACCGTTATCGTTCCCTCGCTCGCGTTCATTGCCGGGGAAAAATTCTGGTGGCCGGGTCGCGCGACCTCGGTGGGAGTCGAAGGCCACACACCGAAGCATTCAGCCGGGCAGCGCTCTACCGCCGCAAGCGCTGACGAGCGGAATACCCCTGATCACCAGGCGGACAAATCGCACTCTGCCAAGCACACCGTGAATCGGTAG
- a CDS encoding M23 family metallopeptidase, giving the protein MFRATVFAILALALLSAGGASNAWEWPVANPHPIVRPYIAPETPYSAGHRGVDIDVGATAELRAPADGIVHFVGTVVDRPVLSIRHPDGLISSYEPVTSTLARGDVVTQGQPIGKVQAGHCERACLHFGVRLDGEYVSPLNYLSEIPRAVLLPTRFPQ; this is encoded by the coding sequence ATGTTTCGAGCCACCGTTTTCGCAATACTCGCGCTAGCCCTGCTGTCCGCTGGTGGGGCTTCGAACGCCTGGGAGTGGCCAGTTGCGAATCCACATCCGATTGTTCGCCCGTACATTGCGCCGGAAACTCCGTACTCGGCCGGGCACCGCGGTGTCGACATCGATGTAGGCGCGACCGCTGAACTGCGAGCACCTGCCGACGGAATCGTGCACTTTGTGGGAACTGTGGTTGACCGCCCTGTGCTCTCGATCCGGCATCCGGATGGACTCATCTCCAGCTATGAGCCCGTAACAAGCACTTTGGCGCGCGGAGATGTGGTGACGCAGGGCCAGCCGATTGGCAAAGTGCAGGCGGGCCACTGCGAGCGGGCCTGCCTGCACTTTGGGGTTCGACTCGATGGCGAGTACGTGTCGCCGCTCAACTATCTGAGCGAGATTCCGCGCGCCGTGTTGCTGCCGACGCGTTTTCCTCAGTGA
- the rpsB gene encoding 30S ribosomal protein S2, with protein MAVVTIRQLLDSGVHFGHQTRRWNPKMKRFILTERSGSHIIDLQQSLAHIDATYDYVKETVAHGGTILFVGTKKQAQGTIAEQALRVGQPYVNQRWLGGLLTNFQTVSKRLARMKELEEVDFDDTTRGFTKKELLIQKRELVKLQKSLGGIRNLTKTPSAIWIVDTKKEHLAIDEAHKLGIPVIAILDTNCDPDDVAYPIPGNDDAIRSVGLLTRIVADAAAEGLIQRHQKPEEGKEVEPMAAWEAELLGQADADATAAKADKAEEPAKAEEPAKAEKVEAPAKAEKVEAPAKAEDAEKPAKAEAAKPAKADKDEAKAAKPAAAKPAAKKPVAQAADAADDKK; from the coding sequence ATGGCCGTCGTAACCATCCGCCAGCTGCTCGACAGCGGCGTACACTTCGGACACCAGACTCGTCGTTGGAACCCGAAAATGAAGCGCTTTATTCTGACCGAGCGCTCGGGCAGCCACATCATCGACTTGCAGCAGTCGCTTGCTCACATCGACGCGACGTATGACTACGTCAAGGAGACGGTCGCCCACGGCGGAACCATCCTCTTCGTCGGCACCAAGAAGCAGGCACAGGGCACTATCGCTGAGCAGGCACTGCGTGTAGGCCAGCCCTACGTCAACCAGCGCTGGCTCGGTGGACTCCTCACCAACTTCCAGACGGTTTCCAAGCGTCTTGCACGCATGAAGGAACTCGAAGAAGTCGACTTCGACGACACCACACGTGGTTTCACTAAGAAGGAACTGCTCATTCAGAAGCGCGAGCTTGTGAAACTGCAGAAGAGCCTCGGTGGTATCCGCAACCTCACGAAGACCCCCTCCGCTATCTGGATCGTCGACACCAAGAAAGAGCACCTCGCAATTGACGAAGCTCACAAGCTGGGCATCCCCGTCATCGCGATCCTCGACACCAACTGCGACCCCGACGACGTTGCTTACCCGATCCCAGGTAACGACGACGCGATTCGCTCAGTAGGCCTCCTCACCCGCATCGTCGCTGACGCTGCAGCTGAGGGTCTCATCCAGCGCCACCAGAAGCCAGAAGAGGGCAAAGAAGTAGAGCCGATGGCTGCTTGGGAAGCTGAGCTTCTCGGACAGGCAGACGCTGACGCAACTGCCGCAAAGGCCGACAAAGCTGAAGAGCCCGCCAAGGCCGAAGAGCCTGCCAAGGCCGAGAAGGTTGAAGCACCCGCCAAGGCCGAGAAGGTTGAAGCACCCGCCAAGGCCGAAGACGCTGAGAAGCCAGCCAAGGCAGAGGCTGCAAAGCCCGCCAAGGCAGACAAGGACGAGGCTAAAGCAGCAAAGCCTGCCGCTGCTAAGCCCGCAGCCAAGAAGCCCGTTGCACAGGCCGCTGACGCAGCCGACGACAAGAAGTAA
- the tsf gene encoding translation elongation factor Ts: MADFSLEDLKTLRERLGTGMVETKNALVEAGGDLDKATELLRLRGAKSNAKRSDRSTSEGLIAAQSSGATTTIIELACETDFVAKSDKFVALGEAVASAVADSGASSVEEGLAASAGSSTVEQLISDEAAILGEKFELRRLAKLEGDSFEVYMHRTNKDLPPQVGVVVAYTGDDAETARGIAQHISFAAPTYLSREDVPADDVENERRIVEEISRGEGKPDAALPKIVEGRLGSFFKQVALLDQDYARDNKLSVAKVAADAGITVTGFARFKVGA; the protein is encoded by the coding sequence ATGGCAGACTTTAGCCTCGAAGACCTCAAAACCCTGCGCGAGCGCCTCGGCACCGGCATGGTTGAAACCAAGAATGCCCTCGTAGAAGCGGGTGGTGACCTCGACAAGGCCACCGAGTTGCTGCGTCTGCGCGGTGCCAAGAGCAACGCGAAGCGCTCAGACCGTTCCACCAGCGAAGGCCTTATCGCCGCACAGTCGTCTGGTGCGACAACAACCATCATCGAGCTCGCGTGCGAGACCGACTTTGTTGCCAAGAGTGACAAGTTTGTTGCTCTCGGTGAGGCCGTAGCTAGCGCAGTTGCTGATTCTGGTGCGTCGAGCGTGGAAGAAGGCCTCGCGGCATCCGCTGGGTCGTCAACGGTTGAGCAATTGATCAGTGACGAAGCTGCGATTCTCGGCGAGAAGTTCGAGCTTCGTCGTCTCGCCAAACTCGAGGGTGATTCATTCGAGGTCTACATGCATCGCACCAACAAGGACCTGCCTCCGCAGGTTGGCGTCGTTGTTGCCTACACGGGAGACGATGCCGAGACCGCTCGCGGAATCGCACAGCACATCTCGTTCGCAGCTCCGACGTACCTCTCGCGTGAAGACGTTCCGGCAGATGATGTCGAAAACGAGCGTCGAATCGTGGAGGAAATCAGCCGTGGAGAGGGCAAGCCTGATGCTGCTCTCCCCAAGATTGTTGAAGGTCGTTTGGGTTCGTTCTTCAAGCAGGTTGCGCTGCTTGACCAGGACTACGCTCGCGACAACAAGCTGTCGGTTGCCAAAGTTGCCGCTGATGCGGGCATTACCGTAACCGGTTTTGCACGCTTCAAGGTAGGCGCCTAG
- the pyrH gene encoding UMP kinase, which translates to MTTQRKRRVLLKLSGEAFGGGQLGVNPDVVSALAKQIAAASANVEIAIVVGGGNFFRGAELSQRGMDRGRADYMGMLGTVMNALALQDFLEQAGVATRVQSAIAMTQVAEPYIPLRAERHLEKGRVVIFGAGAGLPYFSTDTVAAQRALEIGAEEVLVAKNGVDGVYDADPRSNPDARKLDSISFQDALVQGLKVVDSTAFSLCMDNSMPMLVFGMEPTGNLTHAIMGEQIGTRVHG; encoded by the coding sequence ATGACAACACAACGCAAACGCCGGGTGCTGCTGAAACTGTCGGGAGAGGCCTTCGGTGGTGGACAACTGGGGGTTAACCCTGATGTTGTTTCGGCACTTGCTAAACAGATTGCTGCTGCTTCGGCCAATGTCGAAATTGCTATTGTCGTCGGAGGCGGAAACTTCTTTCGTGGCGCCGAGCTGAGCCAGCGTGGAATGGACCGCGGTCGCGCCGACTATATGGGCATGTTGGGCACCGTGATGAATGCCCTCGCCCTTCAGGACTTCCTTGAGCAAGCAGGTGTCGCCACGCGCGTGCAATCTGCGATTGCTATGACCCAGGTTGCTGAGCCCTATATCCCGTTGCGTGCCGAGCGCCATCTTGAGAAGGGCCGTGTCGTCATCTTTGGTGCCGGCGCTGGTTTGCCATACTTCTCCACCGACACTGTTGCTGCGCAGCGAGCCCTAGAGATCGGTGCTGAAGAAGTTTTAGTCGCCAAGAATGGCGTCGATGGCGTGTACGACGCTGACCCCCGCAGCAATCCGGATGCTCGCAAGCTCGACTCGATCAGCTTCCAAGACGCTCTCGTTCAGGGGCTCAAGGTCGTCGATTCCACCGCCTTTAGCCTCTGCATGGATAACTCGATGCCAATGCTGGTATTTGGCATGGAGCCGACAGGAAACCTCACCCACGCAATCATGGGGGAGCAGATCGGAACCCGGGTGCATGGCTAG
- the frr gene encoding ribosome recycling factor, giving the protein MISDVLAEASEKMNKAVEAAKDDFGTVRTGRANPALFQKVLVDYYGTPTPLQQLASMVNQEARTLLITPFDKSALKDIEKAIAGAHHLGASVGNDGNVIRATLPELTEERRKEFVKIVRDKAEQARVSLRNVRRKAKDDLDALTEVGEDEVARAEKELEASTKAHVDAIDEALKRKETELLEV; this is encoded by the coding sequence GTGATTAGTGATGTTCTAGCCGAGGCTAGCGAAAAGATGAACAAGGCAGTGGAAGCTGCCAAAGATGACTTCGGCACAGTGCGCACCGGCCGTGCTAACCCCGCCCTTTTCCAGAAGGTGCTCGTGGACTATTACGGCACCCCCACGCCGCTGCAACAGCTTGCCTCGATGGTTAATCAAGAAGCACGCACGCTGCTCATTACCCCGTTCGACAAGTCCGCACTCAAAGACATTGAGAAGGCGATTGCTGGGGCTCACCACCTGGGCGCCAGCGTTGGCAATGATGGCAACGTCATTCGTGCCACGCTTCCCGAGCTAACTGAAGAACGGCGCAAGGAATTCGTCAAGATTGTCCGCGACAAAGCAGAGCAGGCCCGCGTTTCGCTGCGCAACGTGCGCCGCAAAGCTAAAGATGACCTGGATGCCCTCACTGAGGTTGGCGAAGACGAAGTGGCTCGTGCCGAGAAAGAGCTCGAAGCGAGTACCAAGGCTCACGTAGACGCAATTGACGAGGCCCTCAAGCGCAAAGAGACCGAGTTGCTCGAGGTCTAA
- a CDS encoding phosphatidate cytidylyltransferase, whose amino-acid sequence MVSEFEAQVRATNEKINARTGRPLAMALTVGLALGLSLLFSLIFVKELYMLFAGVLVAFTAFELASALRFAGLNIPRLPTVIAAVAVVPASFYWLAEGQWYVTLAGIAFVSVWRLVWLVQPKHRGSARAVLRDLGAGVFVILYVAFLASFTVLLTAQEGGEWWTLAMLIVVVVSDIGAYASGLSFGKHPMAPTISPNKTWEGFAGAAVASVTAGILLALFMIDQPVWVGIIFGLVILGTATMGDLAESLIKRDLGIKDISTWLPGHGGFLDRVDSSLLSAAAGYALFLIFA is encoded by the coding sequence ATGGTTTCCGAATTCGAAGCTCAGGTTCGCGCAACCAACGAGAAGATTAACGCCCGCACAGGGCGTCCTTTGGCGATGGCGCTCACTGTAGGGCTCGCGTTGGGACTCTCGTTGTTGTTCAGCTTGATCTTCGTCAAGGAGCTATACATGCTCTTTGCTGGCGTTCTCGTCGCATTCACTGCGTTCGAGTTGGCGAGCGCGCTCCGGTTCGCCGGGCTTAACATTCCGCGGCTCCCCACGGTCATCGCCGCGGTCGCGGTAGTTCCTGCCTCGTTCTATTGGCTTGCTGAAGGTCAGTGGTACGTCACGCTCGCCGGCATCGCATTTGTCAGTGTGTGGAGGCTTGTCTGGCTTGTTCAGCCGAAACACCGTGGATCAGCGCGTGCGGTGCTCAGAGACCTCGGTGCAGGCGTCTTCGTCATTCTTTATGTGGCATTCTTGGCAAGCTTCACCGTGCTCCTGACCGCTCAAGAGGGCGGTGAATGGTGGACGTTGGCAATGCTGATCGTCGTAGTTGTGAGTGATATTGGGGCCTATGCAAGTGGGCTCTCCTTCGGAAAGCACCCGATGGCGCCAACGATTAGCCCTAACAAGACGTGGGAGGGTTTTGCCGGAGCTGCTGTCGCCTCTGTTACTGCGGGAATTCTTCTCGCACTCTTCATGATTGACCAACCCGTGTGGGTAGGAATCATCTTTGGCCTTGTCATTCTCGGCACCGCCACGATGGGAGATCTCGCGGAATCGTTGATCAAGCGTGACTTGGGGATCAAAGACATCAGCACGTGGCTTCCCGGGCATGGCGGGTTCCTTGACCGCGTTGATTCATCGTTGCTCTCGGCCGCTGCCGGCTACGCGCTGTTTCTTATCTTCGCGTAG
- a CDS encoding DivIVA domain-containing protein, with amino-acid sequence MSTTFPRTRKSKLGYNVDQVEDFLEEARSAYTSDRAGTAVVSSRSIRKLAFAMQKGGYSPVHVDSALERLEDAFAARERDRSIDDLGESAWYANARSEAQEILNRLARHTGKKFSRVSSFTTGYATKDVDAFAEELANYFQHGAPLTIERVRTVAFRSVKGGYRESQVDYLLDSVIDVMLAVR; translated from the coding sequence GTGAGCACCACTTTCCCCCGAACCCGCAAGTCGAAGTTGGGTTACAACGTTGACCAAGTTGAGGACTTCCTTGAGGAGGCGCGCAGTGCGTACACCTCTGACAGAGCCGGCACGGCTGTGGTCTCGTCGCGCAGCATCCGCAAGCTCGCGTTCGCCATGCAAAAAGGTGGCTACTCGCCTGTGCACGTCGACTCCGCTCTAGAGCGCCTCGAAGACGCATTCGCCGCTAGAGAGCGTGATCGTTCGATCGATGATCTTGGTGAGTCGGCGTGGTACGCCAATGCCAGGTCTGAAGCCCAAGAGATCCTCAACAGGCTTGCCCGGCACACGGGCAAGAAGTTTTCTCGGGTCAGCTCGTTCACGACCGGCTACGCGACAAAAGATGTCGACGCGTTTGCAGAAGAACTGGCTAACTACTTTCAACATGGTGCCCCACTCACGATCGAGCGCGTGCGCACGGTCGCTTTTCGCAGCGTCAAGGGTGGTTATCGTGAGTCGCAGGTCGATTACCTTCTCGACTCTGTGATTGATGTGATGCTGGCTGTTCGCTAG
- a CDS encoding lytic transglycosylase domain-containing protein, with protein sequence MMVPPNPVSVVSAASLPVNSIERAEVQSLTVAEGFVNEIARDKFAVKEIVVEPVLPAAPVAPAAGVPDPGTAQAIAKSMLAARGLGDDQYNCLVSLWNRESGWNVYAMNSSSGAYGIPQALPGSKMATAGADWATNPATQVAWGLSYIEGRYATPCGAWSHSENNGWY encoded by the coding sequence ATGATGGTTCCACCCAACCCAGTCAGCGTGGTCTCTGCGGCCAGCTTGCCCGTGAATTCGATTGAGCGGGCCGAAGTGCAGTCCCTCACTGTCGCAGAGGGATTCGTCAACGAGATCGCGCGCGACAAGTTCGCCGTCAAAGAGATCGTCGTTGAACCGGTGTTGCCTGCTGCACCCGTAGCGCCAGCTGCAGGAGTTCCTGATCCTGGCACCGCGCAAGCGATCGCGAAATCAATGCTCGCGGCTCGCGGCCTTGGCGACGACCAGTACAACTGTTTGGTCAGCCTGTGGAATCGCGAATCAGGGTGGAACGTGTACGCCATGAATTCGTCTAGTGGCGCCTACGGCATCCCGCAGGCCCTTCCTGGCAGCAAGATGGCGACCGCTGGCGCCGACTGGGCCACAAACCCCGCGACGCAGGTCGCGTGGGGACTCAGCTATATCGAGGGCCGCTACGCGACACCGTGTGGTGCCTGGTCTCACTCTGAGAACAACGGCTGGTACTAG
- a CDS encoding alpha/beta hydrolase, whose translation MSEAIRGATELPATRENIELHTSDGFTLVGELSLPESGHIAATLVTLHPLPTAGGFMDSHIIRKAAARLPALADIAVLRFNFRGVSSPRGTSEGSFGEGKLEQLDLAAAMDFVRERGLPNVWLMGWSFGTEVTLKFGREHPITGAILLSPPLHRASDDELAAWAGDDRRLVAIIPELDDYLRPEEAAKRFASVPEVEFVVVEGGKHLWVGEAQTYRVLSEVVARLNPMVLPLPRTWPPEPSQPR comes from the coding sequence GTGAGCGAAGCTATTAGAGGCGCCACCGAACTTCCCGCCACTCGTGAGAATATCGAATTGCACACGAGCGATGGCTTCACCCTCGTTGGTGAGCTTTCTCTGCCCGAGTCGGGTCATATCGCCGCAACCCTGGTGACCTTGCACCCGCTGCCAACGGCCGGCGGCTTCATGGACTCGCACATCATTCGTAAGGCAGCAGCGCGGTTGCCTGCGCTTGCGGATATTGCGGTGTTGCGGTTCAACTTTCGAGGGGTCTCATCACCGCGCGGTACTTCAGAGGGATCCTTTGGCGAAGGGAAACTTGAGCAACTCGACCTCGCTGCCGCGATGGATTTTGTGCGCGAACGGGGCTTGCCCAATGTGTGGCTGATGGGCTGGTCTTTTGGCACAGAAGTCACTCTCAAGTTTGGCCGCGAGCATCCCATCACTGGCGCGATATTGCTTTCACCGCCTCTTCACCGCGCGAGCGATGACGAGCTAGCAGCGTGGGCGGGTGATGATCGCCGCCTAGTTGCGATCATCCCGGAGCTTGATGACTATTTGCGGCCAGAAGAGGCCGCGAAGCGCTTTGCTTCCGTGCCCGAGGTTGAATTCGTCGTCGTTGAGGGAGGAAAGCATCTCTGGGTGGGAGAGGCGCAGACCTACCGCGTGCTCAGCGAGGTTGTGGCGCGGCTGAACCCGATGGTGCTGCCTTTGCCACGCACGTGGCCGCCGGAGCCTTCCCAGCCGCGGTAA
- a CDS encoding AI-2E family transporter → MKILNPFRLGLLGGLGVLVAVGIGQTIISLATILTYVGAALFLALGLDPLVTWLETKKFPRWTAILTVLVGVLGVFAGLVFAIVPVIAEQVRTASRAIPRVVTAFIDGTIRENVETAFPWLEVQDLLDGFTTWVSELDFTTIGGGVFAVGIGIATGITGAFIVLILTIYFVSSINSIKSGIYRLVPASRRATFIDLAEQVSTAVGRYVIGQASLALVNGVLSFIVLTWIFPAFGLPVRYSALLAFIAFVGSLIPLVGTLSGSIVITLLVLLFNGAPSVIAVGIYFLIYMQLEAYVLNPRIMTKAVKVPGALVVIAVLAGGTLLGPLGALIAIPVAAAILLIVQQVIVPRQADL, encoded by the coding sequence ATGAAGATTCTCAACCCTTTCCGCCTCGGACTTTTGGGCGGCCTGGGTGTACTCGTCGCGGTCGGAATCGGCCAAACGATCATCTCCTTGGCTACGATCCTCACCTATGTGGGTGCGGCGCTATTCCTTGCGCTCGGACTCGATCCGCTGGTGACCTGGCTTGAGACGAAGAAGTTTCCCCGGTGGACGGCAATTCTCACCGTATTGGTCGGCGTACTCGGCGTCTTTGCGGGACTGGTGTTTGCGATAGTCCCCGTGATCGCAGAACAAGTGCGCACAGCTTCTCGGGCGATTCCGCGAGTCGTGACGGCATTCATCGACGGAACGATCCGCGAAAACGTTGAGACGGCGTTTCCTTGGCTCGAAGTGCAGGACCTGCTCGATGGTTTCACAACGTGGGTAAGCGAACTCGACTTCACCACGATTGGCGGAGGCGTTTTTGCGGTCGGCATCGGTATCGCCACCGGCATCACGGGCGCCTTTATCGTGCTCATTCTGACGATTTACTTTGTTTCATCGATCAACAGCATCAAATCGGGCATCTACCGGCTGGTCCCCGCGTCTAGGCGCGCCACCTTCATCGATCTCGCTGAGCAGGTCAGCACCGCAGTCGGACGGTATGTCATCGGTCAAGCGTCGTTGGCGCTCGTCAACGGCGTGCTGTCATTCATCGTGCTCACGTGGATCTTCCCAGCGTTTGGGCTGCCCGTGCGGTATTCAGCGTTGCTGGCATTCATCGCGTTTGTTGGCTCACTCATCCCTCTCGTAGGAACACTGAGTGGTTCGATTGTCATCACCCTGCTCGTGTTGCTGTTCAACGGTGCCCCAAGCGTGATCGCGGTCGGTATATATTTCTTGATCTATATGCAGCTTGAGGCCTACGTTCTCAACCCACGAATAATGACTAAAGCGGTGAAAGTACCCGGAGCACTCGTCGTTATCGCGGTTCTCGCTGGAGGAACGCTGCTAGGCCCTCTGGGCGCGCTGATCGCCATTCCCGTGGCCGCGGCGATCCTGCTTATCGTTCAACAGGTTATTGTTCCGCGCCAGGCAGACCTCTAA